A genomic segment from Trichoplusia ni isolate ovarian cell line Hi5 unplaced genomic scaffold, tn1 tig00003647, whole genome shotgun sequence encodes:
- the LOC113508029 gene encoding uncharacterized protein LOC113508029: protein MIPEIKMTISQNNRLLKSLLSSTEKDNIVKSLEAFQVEANNAITQMIQLLDNEANEARAKNKEAKAEEGEEEDDEDKNKAKDGETRKRDDSNGQEENGESKPKKKRCG from the exons atgaTACCGGAGATTAAAATGACTATCTCTCAAAACAATAGACTGCTGAAAAGTCTTTTGAGTTCAACCGAAAAAGACAATATTGTAAAATCGTTGGAGGCGTTTCAGGTTGAAGCAAATAATGCCATAACCCAGATGATACAATTGCTGGATAACGAAGCAAATGAAGCAA GGGCCAAAAACAAAGAAGCCAAAGCAGAGGAAGGTGAGGAAGAGGATgatgaagacaaaaataaagCCAAAGATGGGGAAACCAGAAAGAGAGATGACTCCAACGGACAGGAGGAAAACGGGGAAAGTAAGCCTAAAAAGAAAAGGTGTGGCTAG